In Montipora foliosa isolate CH-2021 chromosome 9, ASM3666993v2, whole genome shotgun sequence, the DNA window tgacttattgtaagaataaataacctaGGAGccctgcttttaggcttggttaaatctatatatttacgTGTGACATCATGAGTGTGTcttacatatacatgtacaatagtACTTACAAATAGATCAATTCAGAGTCTCTTCTTAAAATCTTGTTCCTCTCATGTACAACATAAAGCCATTCATGCAAAAGTTCATCTTCATTACAACTGTACAGGTTTTCAGCTGTGAAAAGAAAGAAGGatttaaattacaacatttGGGTGAACTAGGTATACATTATTTTACTTGTGAACAACAACACAGCCttctgaaaaagtcaagaagGAGGgtcaagaaaagtaaaaaaagagGGTGAagcagggttggcgcagtggtgagagcacttgcctcccaccaatgtggcttaGTTTTGATTCCTGGACCTGATGCCATAAGTGGgctgagtttgtgttggttctctactcttctccaagggtttttctccgggttctctagttttcctccctcagctgattccagctggctgtaagctgtgctccaaggtcatacaGGTACGTGAACCATATAgtggcagccagaggcgccatggtacactttcagtttgaccttgttgagctgcatcgttgctgtactttgtgATGACAACAAGCGAGACTTATTAGACTTATTAATTTCTCTCATGGGCTAAGCTAAAGGAGACTTGTAAGAACAGGGTTCAGGTGGTCTTTGTCCTGCGCAGAAGATTTAAAGTCAAATGGTGGAATAACAGCTATCATAGTAGACTGGAGGGTGTAAACTACAGGTTGCAAGTTGCAGggtagggttgcaggtcattgtttcaccatagcagaaacaaattaaacttttactaatgctaacattttTTAGGTTAGCACTTTTCAGTTATTGTACAACAATAACCTGCAGCcttaacctgcaacctgcactttacacctgCATAGTAGATAAGATAGCAAGTTTTTAAGTTACCTGGAAATCATGGATGAAAGGGTGGATAAAATCTATTTATTATCTATCAGTTAATGACATGGCTAGCAACTTGTAATGAGTAATTTCATCAATATTCCTATAAATGTGGTTAGAACCTTTGGTTGGCAAATCAACCTAAATATACACTGTACTCCAAAAAAATCCTTGAGAAACCTtgctaaaataaaacaatttaaagGTAGCATAATGTCAATGATCTATCCCCACAATCCTCATTTAATGTTGAACTCATGTGTAGCTATCTGTAGCAACCTACATGTAAACAGCCACCAATGAGTAAAGAGTATGGGATGGGACTAGGAGAGGATTTGACAAGTAGAGTCCGGTGATGACCGGTTGAGACTGTTCCCAGGGGAGCACTGTCCAGAGGGGAGACTGTTGTAGCACATGCATTCTTCAAACCCATCTACAAACATATTTCTGCAAGTTTGTATGAAGTTGTACAATGAAAGCAATCTCGTTCCCAAAGTCatcccttgaccagcggtcgggaaTGAAACTCTGGTCAAATCCAAATaaggccatatttgattggctattgaaacatggtttcatttcatttgGTATGAAAGTACTGTAGTCAAATAATATGTACGGCAACATTAAGTAAATTAACGACTTCCCAAAACCAGTCAGAAGGATACAGATTTTATCCTTCAAATTGTAAACTATATTCTCATAATGAGCTTCCATTAGGGAGAGTTCAGATTTCCCTAACCTTTCGAGAGCATAGTCCAATGCATTGTGGAAGTGCTCGGAAGACTCTTCACACACATAAAGTTATTCTACCAGAACCAGAGTTCTCTGGTTCTCTGGTTTTGGTTTATTCCAGAGCCTCCCATACCTGTTAAAATCAGCTGGACAAGGGTAAtggaggctctgggaacgagaatggaaTAAAAGTAAAGGTTAAAAACTCAACATTAAGGGTACTTACAATCCATACTTTCTCGCAGTTGATGCTCAATTTCCACGCCTTTTCTTTCCAAGAGTCCATGCTTCACTTCAAGATCTTGTAGTTCCGCATAAATTTCCAATGGAGAGAGTGTTATTTCATCTTGTTTTATGAGACCAgtttcatttaaactgagattttttgcaTCACGATGTAGGGAGTAAATAGCCTCTCTTTCTGCCTTACTTGTTCTTCTCTTTTCTCTCCCAAAGGAAAACTCACCTTCCACTTCCATGACACACTGATTCTCCTTTGTAATTAGATTATCCTCAAAATCCCAAGGCTCCATGCTTTCAACAGTAAAATAACGACTATTTATTTTGGTTGTAGATGCTTCTTGTGCAATAATTACGGACATTCTTGGTGAACTACATGATGAACTGGTATCAGTAAGAGATGTCCTTCTGCCAACCGACAATGGAAGTGACCAAAAAACCTCAACCGGAGAAACATCACTTCCTGGAGATGGTGTTAATGGTACATCTGGAGATGGCAGTTTTCTAATAGGGTCACTTTTTAAAGGTTGCAAGTTTAGTGATAAATCAGTACCCCCACTTCCAGGAAAAGAAAATTCTGCCGCAACTTTTAAACTTTCAGCTGATATTTTCTTGTCCATCACATTGTTAAGTGAATTGATTTGCCCACATAATGGTGGTTCATCAATTCCACTGTCATGAGATGCAGCTGCAATTCTCTTTAACCCTGGAGAATGATGTTGTCCATTCCCGGGATTAGGACTTGCTGGCTGAATTTGGAGAGAAGGAACTTCAATCTGTGCATCCTCTGACTTTGTCCTTTTCTCTTCAGAATGCAAATTTCCAGTCTGATCTAGTGACTGAGGGGTTGAACCATCTTTCTCATAACCAAAAACTCCGTTCCCTGAATTCTCCAAACCGCCATCATTCTGTGCATTCTTTGACTTTGTCCTTCTCTCCTCAGAACGGAAACTTACAGTCTGACACGGTAACTGAGAATTTGAACCATCTTTCTCATAACCAAAAACTATGTTCCCTAAATTTTCCAAACTGCCATCAACCAGGGCATTTCCATTACTTGTTGTATCTGTAAAAGACTTTTCTGATTCCCCAGAATATTTTTCAGCCAAATCACAATTTTTGCTTAATTGGGTGAAATGATCTTCCTTACTTTCCAACACAGTTGAATCAGTCTTTTCTTCTGGTTCTCCATGTAAAGTTTGGGAACTAATGTCTTCTTTTCCCAAAGTGCTGGATTTTTGCTCCATAGTTATTGCTGCTTTCATTGATTTTGACCGTATTAAATTTAATTTCTCCTTTGAAACATTGTCACTGCTTTCATTTCCCATGTACATTTTTCTCAGCTCTTTCACACTCCTTCGACTAGTTCTCAAACGTGGCTTTGATGGATCAGCTGATTTTCCAACCATTTTACCCATGGAAAGCTTTCTTGCTGCTTCCCCATGAGAATCGGAGCACTTTTTCCACTCAGAAATACACCTCAATTCCCTCTGCATTTCCTGacctttctttgctttattAGTCTTACTCTTTTCTTCAATCAAATTATCAATATTTAGAAATTTTTCTCTTAGTTTTTGGACACTTTTTGAAGCTACCAGAGCTGGTGCTTCTGCATCACGAGAACTTTTACGAGATCTCCTTGTCAAGTCACTCCTCACAATCCCATCCTCTGACTGTCTTCTCTCCTCAACGGAATCCTCTTCCTTCCTGTCTTTAACCAAGTTGCTGCTCTCAACACCAACATTGTCCCCTAAAGAGACAACTTCCTTTTGACATTCATCAGGTCCCCCTGTTTCTTGTGCAAAATCACTTGCATGACTGCTATCCAAtactttattttcctttgtccCTTGTTCCACTTCGCAAGTGTCCCTTCCTTCAGTTTCAGTTGCTCTCTTAAGAAGTTCTTCTTTAAATGTAGAGAAGAGGTTTTCACTGGACAAACCATATACACTTTCCTCCCTTGACATTCTCTTTTCCCTTTCCTCTTCTGACTTAAAACCTTTCTTTTGGTCCATATTTGATACCAAATCACTTTTCAGCACTGTCAGCATAGGTTTTAAGACGTTGCTTGGTTCATTCACATTTTTCTTGTTAACAGCGGTGTTACCTGTCTCCTCATTCAGTATCTTCTCAGGAGCACGCCGTTTATGGACAGGGGACCAAGAAGCAACCGTTTGATCAGACTGCTCTCCCATTCTTAAACCTCTGCCCTCTTGTTTGTTCTTGGCCAATCCATTTCCCGAAAATCTCCTCTTTTTTTCTCCCTCACCCTTCTGCCGAACCTTTGTCTGAGTTTTAGATGACCTGGTATGCTTAAAACTTCTTGCAGTTTTTGATACAGGCTTTGGTAGGGCATTTAACTGAATTGTGTTTTTCTTTACTATGGaaaattgtctttgaaaagaaCCCTTGGTTTGCTGAGTTAAATCTCTTGAATGTGGATCATCAACACTTGGGCTTTTGGAGAATGTGATGTCCTGAGTGCAGCTTGTGATTGGTTCCAACTTTATCTTCATGGGCGCttcttttttacctttttgaccCCCACCACAATCAAACAAACAGCTAAACTTGTCTGTTTCATGAAAGTAATGATACGTTCCAGGTCGAAGGCAAGCATTACATTTACTGCATCTAAAACATGCACGGTGGAACAGCTTTCTTTCAGCAATCAACCTTTCCACGATGTAGACTCTCTTGTGACAAATACAACAATCATTTGCCAAGAATGGTGACTTTCTTGTTACATTTGGTGATGTTTCTGTTGAACTCCTTACCTaacgaaagaaaacaaaatcgtAACTACATGACTGTATAATTATGCTGTTACCAGAGTAAGagtaaaactacatgtaattaagggggtggctcttaactacagaAAAACAATGATTGCTAAGGAagtcaagagccctacaaaaacgTTGCATGAAtcgttctttgaagtaactttttcaatggctATCTCATACTGTTGGAGTGACAAACTTAGTTAACTCACTGAGTTTTTAGTCATTTGCTGTTTTGGTCATGTGatttaacaaaattttaatgtaattGTGACTCGAATACATGTAaagcacacttggcaaaaaagggATAACTGTATAAAGGGAGTccagaaatgactatttgaaggggtccatagcaatggtttggtagttaagagctaCCCCCAtatataaataatgataataattattaaaaactgtttGCTACAACTAACTGTATGCTTGCACAAGAAAACATTATCACAAAATGAACTTACAACTGACCAGCACCCACGATGCCTTGATAACCCAGTTGTCGAAGAGTGCGTAGTATTCAGTTATGAGTTTGAGTATGGTTCAAGCCTGCATCTTGTAAGGCTTCTTTTCAAATCCCAAAGTTGTTACTTTAAAGGGAGAGTATcatggtacatgtacagtgtattggGCATGTTCTAGCCTTACCAAATGTCAACAATTATGAGCCAATCGGGAATGACAGTATAATTTGTGCCAGAAATTTACACGTATGTGTAAAAGATTCTCAATTATTAAACAATCCTTAATCAGCTATGGGCAGGCGACTCCACATATGACTGAGCGAAAAtttcatacatacatgtaaattccCTGCACAAATTATAACATCACTTGTGATTGGCTTAcatcatttacatgtataagCAGTGTTAAGGTTAGAAGCTGCACAATACCACGATACTCTCCCTTTAACTCCAATGATATTTTGCATAATATATCGTGGTACTCAACTGTTgaaagaacaataataattaattattattgtccttTCTTTGCATGAAAGCATTTCAACGCGTTACGACTTCTAAGCTCCTTGTGAGCCAATAGACTACATACAACTATGACTATATGAGACTGTGTTATTTCAAAATCAGTATGTAACGTCATTTCACAAGCCAATAGGTGACTGAAATTTGGGACAAGATGAATTTTGAAGTATTGGTGTTATTCATGCCAAAGATATCATGATTATAAATCAGGCTATTATTTGTTTAGACTTGCTACATCCTGAGAaaactgtacatgtaactttcACAAACAGGTGAACACTTTCTAAATGTGTTGGGTGATATTGAGACTGTAAAATGGACAGTTATAATATTAAATACACTGCCACTTACTGTTTCCAAATTAGCCCCTGTAGAATCTTGTCGCAAATATTTACCAGTTCGACTCTGCCCAGTGTCCTTGCCCTTTGCCGACTCCTCCTTGGTGTCTGACTTGAACACATTACGCAGAGCTGTAGCCACCCTTTTTGCATGACCAGATAACAGGTACATCTGATTGGACGGTGAAGTACGCTTGCTTCCCTTTTGGCTTTTAGATTCAGCTCTTGACTTGGGCTTAACTTTCATCTTTGTTGCATAACCTTGGTTTGCTTTGGATattgagaaaatgaaatgacaGAAATCAGAAAATTACACCCACAGAAACCATCTGCCGAGACAGGTATGAAACAAAAGACCACCCAAGAAGAGTACACATGTACACCCAACCACAGACCTTGTTTTAATAAGTGCTGGAAGTACGGGTAAAATTATTTACAACCCAACATGTTAAATGAATACCGTAAAGACTATCATGAAAAGGTGTCTGATTGTAATCAAAAGCAGTTGTTTAAGTTATCGATGGAATATTTAAGGCCAAGTCTTCTTCACCACTCCCTGCTCACGTGTCACCATTCGAACTGGCTCAGAGATTTAGCGAGTATTTTTCTAGTAAAATCGTTGCCCTTCATTCAGACATTGACAATATAACATCACAACCTGTTGGGTATGTTATCACAGAAGAAGAGCCGTTATTGTGCAGTCTTAATGAGTTTGCCTCTGTTTCACCTAACAGTGTTATGAAGATTATATTGGAATCTCCATCTAAGTCTTGTTCTCTGGATCCGTTTCCATCTATTCGTTAATAAGCTATCATCACCCATTGCTgcaattatcaacatgtcattACAGCAAGGCGAATTTCCTTCAGGTCTTAAGCACGCCCTGGTAACTCCACTGTTAAAGAAACCCCTCCTTGATCCTGAAGAACTCAAGAATTATAGGCCAATTTCTAATCTATCCTTTCTTTCAAAGACACTCGAACGTGTGGTCTCATTGCAACTGAATGATTATTTACTTACTAATAATCTCCATGCCAAAATGCAATCCGCCTATCGTCCTCATTATAGTACTGAAACTGCCCTACTTCGTGTATTTAATGACATTAATCTAGCACTTGACCAGCATAATGAAGTCATTCTTGTCTTACTGGATTTATCGTCAGCCTTTGACACAATCGACCACACTATTTTGTCTCATAGAATGGAATCTCGTTTTGGCTTAAATGGAACTGTGCTTAAATGGTTTAAGTCCTATCTTGTTAACCGGACTCAATCTATTGTTATCGATCACACTGTATCTACGCCTTCTAGTCTAATGTATGGTGTCCCCCAGGGATCTGCGCTTGGTCCACTGCTGTTTTCTTTGTACGTTTCTCCGCTTGAGGATATTGTAAATGCTCACAACTTGCAGACAatgatgtatgctgatgacacgcaAATGTATCTCAAATGTATCTCATTACACAGAATTCTAGAAGATCATCAGGTCTTGAGACGCTGGAACACTGTGCCAATGACATCATACAGTGGATGAAAGATAATAAGCTACTGTGTAACACATCTAAGACCGAAGTTCTTCATTTTACATCGTGTTTCCTTGATGTTGATTCCATCACGCATGTCACCATAGGAAATTCTGTCAAAGAGCTAACATCTGAGGCACGAGATTTGGGTGTGATTCTTGACCATCATTTGAAAATGTCATCtcatattaataatatatgtaAATCAGCTTCCTACTCATTGAGACGTATTGGTCAGATTCGACGATATCTCAACACTGCTTCTACAGAAAAGCTTGTTCACGCTTTTATAACTTCTAAACTGGATTATTGTAATAGCGTAATACAAGGAACTTGATCAAATTACAACGAATTCAAAACTCCGCTGCTAGATTAGTCACTTTGACCAAGAAGTTCGAGCATGTCACTTCAATCCTTCAAACACTTCACTGGCTACCAGTGAAGAAGAGAATTGTCTTTAAGATATTGCTACTGACTTTTAAAGTACTAAACGGTCAGGCACCATCATATCTCAGTGATTTACTGGTTGTGAATAGGCCAGTGCGAGCTCTGCGCTCCAACAGCGATAATAGTACTCGTCTTGTTACCCCACTCTATAGAACTGAGACATAATTATGGTGGACacactttttcatcatgtgcACCGAGGCTATGGAATCAACTTCCACCCGCCTTAAGGAGTAATATGACCATTGAcgtttttaagaaacaacttaagacttttctttttgattaattaatttattcttttgttattttattatatatatatatattttatacatgttttatagtttgtaggttataatttttatgttttttgtaaGGGCATTGAGATTTTGGAATGCactagaaataaattattattattattgttattattaagaCTTGTGTATAAGCCACACCCCAACTTTCAAGCataaatttggaaaaaataagaactccaAAAAGCACTCATAAAAGAAATTGGTTTGTTCGCAGATCTTAACAATAAACTTGACGAAACCTAATGTTGTGTATTTGCAGCGACATTAATAAGTTATTTATCAACTctgaaaataccttttaaaagcttctttttaatcaatttccctATTCCCTGTGACTGACAACAGCTGTATTCATTGTTAAAGCccacagttgaaatgaaaacaatgcaaaacgtAATAATTATTGGTAACTACACAGTCATTTAACAAGGGAAGTCTCGACATGAAACGTTCACTTTTGCATCGGCTGTGCATGGATATCATGTTTGTCATGACATACGGAAGCCAtcaatcaaagaaaaatttgttGCTAAGCAAGAGTTGAACAACCCCATGGACAAACACGCCGTGAAAGTAGTGAAGGACAATGAAACGGTCAGCCATTTGCCTCACAAGTTCTCCCAAATATCGAGGTATTTTCTTGCATGTAGTGGAGAAATCAGTGTTGAGGTGATCGGTCGTAGATGACATTGTaagcagctgtgcggaggaaatCAATGGAGATTCCATGCCAATAAGAGTTTAACTGCCCAAACAAAGTGCAAACGAAATGCTTGAAAGAATGCTGGCGAGCAAGATTCGGGTTTAGAACCTAAAGATGcaaacaaacggctcctttaggagccaccacttctACCGAAAGCAGTGATCAACAACAGGTTTCAATAATTATGTTTAATCTTTAGTTACTGAAGGgtttcagttcaatttgtgaccCCTTCAAGCCAGTTTACTCTctctgaaagcaatggtctcgtgtataagccgAACCCGTGACTTTTGGCCCAAAACTTAAGCAAGAAGGTGGAGCTTATTCATGAGTCTTTACGGTAAGTAAATGCAAAGAGAGAGCCTGCAGTGGACGTACAGTGTAGATGTTGTTTAACAATCCCCATGCCATACACAATGACTAGGGAAGAACAGATGTAGCTGTATGGTGTCAACCCGGTTTTCACAAGAAGAGCTACAATTctcgccaaaaatccttgaaacaccccTTTCCCCTGGACAGTGTTGAGGCTACACCAGCATTGAAAAAGGGAACGGGACGAAAACGGTGCGACAATGTTCAAattgtttcaaggtttttgtcgaaGATTGTAGATACAGTATATTCCTGTTGGCTTGTCAAAAATGTCACAATATTATGTTGGCTAAGTTTGACCGAGTTGAAACCAATAAACAGCAGTTGACACCCAGTCAAAGTTTCCCTATCAAAACAGGGCGTTGATTCCAAGTCGCacagacaataatattattatcatacCTGGTGTTTTGCTCTTAAAGTATTCATACATCTGTGACACATAAGTGATAACACTAAGTTTGTCTGGAAAGCCACTCTCTACCATGTCTCTGGCATCAAGCACCATGGGTACTCCAAAGTGCTTTTCTGCCACACTGAAAGCctgcaaaaaagaaagaacactGTCTGAATTATCCCTTCTAATGGAATTAGCAATCAATTGCCAATTAAATCATGAGACCTAtagcccaccccacccccccaccCCACTTTTTCCTACAGTGTTGTTTCCTCCTAAACCTCTCACCCCCTCCCCTTACACCTGCCCACACACTTCCGTGATCCATACCAAAacctcgccccccccccccccccccaccacttTCAAACATACTCCGTAGCCCctgaaattgtccagataaatgcaaggatcacttcaTGTACAAACGGTCCTTTCACAAGAACACGTGAGCCCAACAAACTGACCCGCTTATATAataactgagtggcttcataactcagctGGTAGCCTAAGAGCATTGTACCAGcgtcacagaggtcatgggttcaaatcctgttgctTAAGTTGTCCAGATAAGAGCTAGGACATCACTTCACTATTTCAATATTTACTATAGGGTTCTGTTATTCCTTGCGACAAGGGTAGAAATAAGGACAGTTAGAACATTAGGGGCAAGTTATGTACCTTGACTTGAACCAAGAGGTTGAGAGATAAGTCAAGTGCAGGGCATGTAAGGGgtctcaataattttgccacgAAAAGCAAATTTTCATAAAAGGATGGCACTAATTGGGTGCAACTGgaagaatttattttgtttttccttcagCAAGACCTGAAGGATTCAGGTACATGTAGTTCAAGTCAATTGGTCCTATCATAAAACAAAGCTCCTATTGCAGTTCCAGTGTTGACATACTTTTCAAATTAAACCTAGGAAACTCCCATTAGAAGTCTGCAGTTGAGTACACTATGTATAACAGTAATATGTCATTATAAGAGGAAGGAAAttaagggagggggggggggggtggtcgCACTACGGCCCAAACCAAAAATTGGGCAGCcaaaaattttcgaaaatttgaAACCGCAAATGGAAGTGCAGAAAAATGTGACAATTTGTGGGTCGCACAACCGAAATACATAAATAGGTTAAAACAAACACAGTTGATCAAATGTCATTTTTGGCATGTACTGTACGGTGATAAACATGAACCCAAATCAGGCCTTTTGCTTTAATTGCTATTGCCATTCTACTTCTACAAATTATTGACATGCAAcagcaacaaaattaatatcatTTTAATAATTGCCTTTTTCCTCCTGTATCAGAGATGGGTAAATGAATGCAAATCCTGAATGTCGCTTCTCTAAGAAGACGGCAGCATTTACAGAGTTCGTGTTGCGCTGGGTCCCGCTTGATCTGAGATCGGTCCAGCCAGAGTAGGGTGAAAATGAGGAAAATTTTGCATTGGGAACGATCCTGGCGCATAGTAAAAAGGAAAAACGTCCATCCATGCTGAAAGTTGGCTGGTGATT includes these proteins:
- the LOC137969590 gene encoding MICAL-like protein 2 isoform X1, with the translated sequence MPEQEFETNLYGDFTKDSWTVLNTEQKGARIMSCSGVRSLLLWCRQQTESYTEVNLINMTTSWRDGLAFCAIIHHYRPDLIDFDRLSKENAIENNELAFSVAEKHFGVPMVLDARDMVESGFPDKLSVITYVSQMYEYFKSKTPANQGYATKMKVKPKSRAESKSQKGSKRTSPSNQMYLLSGHAKRVATALRNVFKSDTKEESAKGKDTGQSRTGKYLRQDSTGANLETVRSSTETSPNVTRKSPFLANDCCICHKRVYIVERLIAERKLFHRACFRCSKCNACLRPGTYHYFHETDKFSCLFDCGGGQKGKKEAPMKIKLEPITSCTQDITFSKSPSVDDPHSRDLTQQTKGSFQRQFSIVKKNTIQLNALPKPVSKTARSFKHTRSSKTQTKVRQKGEGEKKRRFSGNGLAKNKQEGRGLRMGEQSDQTVASWSPVHKRRAPEKILNEETGNTAVNKKNVNEPSNVLKPMLTVLKSDLVSNMDQKKGFKSEEEREKRMSREESVYGLSSENLFSTFKEELLKRATETEGRDTCEVEQGTKENKVLDSSHASDFAQETGGPDECQKEVVSLGDNVGVESSNLVKDRKEEDSVEERRQSEDGIVRSDLTRRSRKSSRDAEAPALVASKSVQKLREKFLNIDNLIEEKSKTNKAKKGQEMQRELRCISEWKKCSDSHGEAARKLSMGKMVGKSADPSKPRLRTSRRSVKELRKMYMGNESSDNVSKEKLNLIRSKSMKAAITMEQKSSTLGKEDISSQTLHGEPEEKTDSTVLESKEDHFTQLSKNCDLAEKYSGESEKSFTDTTSNGNALVDGSLENLGNIVFGYEKDGSNSQLPCQTVSFRSEERRTKSKNAQNDGGLENSGNGVFGYEKDGSTPQSLDQTGNLHSEEKRTKSEDAQIEVPSLQIQPASPNPGNGQHHSPGLKRIAAASHDSGIDEPPLCGQINSLNNVMDKKISAESLKVAAEFSFPGSGGTDLSLNLQPLKSDPIRKLPSPDVPLTPSPGSDVSPVEVFWSLPLSVGRRTSLTDTSSSCSSPRMSVIIAQEASTTKINSRYFTVESMEPWDFEDNLITKENQCVMEVEGEFSFGREKRRTSKAEREAIYSLHRDAKNLSLNETGLIKQDEITLSPLEIYAELQDLEVKHGLLERKGVEIEHQLRESMDSENLYSCNEDELLHEWLYVVHERNKILRRDSELIYLLQSHHYEKRYQAVEGELRKLIAMRDEVKSSDDLKRERELLSELLELVQRRSFIVDSLEEERVREIQEDDKVEHALQDGAASPDNCWDHRPDFTKVAFSRFYC
- the LOC137969590 gene encoding F-actin-monooxygenase MICAL2-like isoform X3, with amino-acid sequence MQKGWLQLCVMCSSQTPRRSRQRARTLGRVELVRSSTETSPNVTRKSPFLANDCCICHKRVYIVERLIAERKLFHRACFRCSKCNACLRPGTYHYFHETDKFSCLFDCGGGQKGKKEAPMKIKLEPITSCTQDITFSKSPSVDDPHSRDLTQQTKGSFQRQFSIVKKNTIQLNALPKPVSKTARSFKHTRSSKTQTKVRQKGEGEKKRRFSGNGLAKNKQEGRGLRMGEQSDQTVASWSPVHKRRAPEKILNEETGNTAVNKKNVNEPSNVLKPMLTVLKSDLVSNMDQKKGFKSEEEREKRMSREESVYGLSSENLFSTFKEELLKRATETEGRDTCEVEQGTKENKVLDSSHASDFAQETGGPDECQKEVVSLGDNVGVESSNLVKDRKEEDSVEERRQSEDGIVRSDLTRRSRKSSRDAEAPALVASKSVQKLREKFLNIDNLIEEKSKTNKAKKGQEMQRELRCISEWKKCSDSHGEAARKLSMGKMVGKSADPSKPRLRTSRRSVKELRKMYMGNESSDNVSKEKLNLIRSKSMKAAITMEQKSSTLGKEDISSQTLHGEPEEKTDSTVLESKEDHFTQLSKNCDLAEKYSGESEKSFTDTTSNGNALVDGSLENLGNIVFGYEKDGSNSQLPCQTVSFRSEERRTKSKNAQNDGGLENSGNGVFGYEKDGSTPQSLDQTGNLHSEEKRTKSEDAQIEVPSLQIQPASPNPGNGQHHSPGLKRIAAASHDSGIDEPPLCGQINSLNNVMDKKISAESLKVAAEFSFPGSGGTDLSLNLQPLKSDPIRKLPSPDVPLTPSPGSDVSPVEVFWSLPLSVGRRTSLTDTSSSCSSPRMSVIIAQEASTTKINSRYFTVESMEPWDFEDNLITKENQCVMEVEGEFSFGREKRRTSKAEREAIYSLHRDAKNLSLNETGLIKQDEITLSPLEIYAELQDLEVKHGLLERKGVEIEHQLRESMDSENLYSCNEDELLHEWLYVVHERNKILRRDSELIYLLQSHHYEKRYQAVEGELRKLIAMRDEVKSSDDLKRERELLSELLELVQRRSFIVDSLEEERVREIQEDDKVEHALQDGAASPDNCWDHRPDFTKVAFSRFYC
- the LOC137969590 gene encoding MICAL-like protein 2 isoform X2; this translates as MPEQEFETNLYGDFTKDSWTVLNTEQKGARIMSCSGVRSLLLWCRQQTESYTEVNLINMTTSWRDGLAFCAIIHHYRPDLIDFDRLSKENAIENNELAFSVAEKHFGVPMVLDARDMVESGFPDKLSVITYVSQMYEYFKSKTPANQGYATKMKVKPKSRAESKSQKGSKRTSPSNQMYLLSGHAKRVATALRNVFKSDTKEESAKGKDTGQSRTGKYLRQDSTGANLETVRSSTETSPNVTRKSPFLANDCCICHKRVYIVERLIAERKLFHRACFRCSKCNACLRPGTYHYFHETDKFSCLFDCGGGQKGKKEAPMKIKLEPITSCTQDITFSKSPSVDDPHSRDLTQQTKGSFQRQFSIVKKNTIQLNALPKPVSKTARSFKHTRSSKTQTKVRQKGEGEKKRRFSGNGLAKNKQEGRGLRMGEQSDQTVASWSPVHKRRAPEKILNEETGNTAVNKKNVNEPSNVLKPMLTVLKSDLVSNMDQKKGFKSEEEREKRMSREESVYGLSSENLFSTFKEELLKRATETEGRDTCEVEQGTKENKVLDSSHASDFAQETGGPDECQKEVVSLGDNVGVESSNLVKDRKEEDSVEERRQSEDGIVRSDLTRRSRKSSRDAEAPALVASKSVQKLREKFLNIDNLIEEKSKTNKAKKGQEMQRELRCISEWKKCSDSHGEAARKLSMGKMVGKSADPSKPRLRTSRRSVKELRKMYMGNESSDNVSKEKLNLIRSKSMKAAITMEQKSSTLGKEDISSQTLHGEPEEKTDSTVLESKEDHFTQLSKNCDLAEKYSGESEKSFTDTTSNGNALVDGSLENLGNIVFGYEKDGSNSQLPCQTVSFRSEERRTKSKNAQNDGGLENSGNGVFGYEKDGSTPQSLDQTGNLHSEEKRTKSEDAQIEVPSLQIQPASPNPGNGQHHSPGLKRIAAASHDSGIDEPPLCGQINSLNNVMDKKISAESLKVAAEFSFPGSGGTDLSLNLQPLKSDPIRKLPSPDVPLTPSPGSDVSPVEVFWSLPLSVGRRTSLTDTSSSCSSPRMSVIIAQEASTTKINSRYFTVESMEPWDFEDNLITKENQCVMEVEGEFSFGREKRRTSKAEREAIYSLHRDAKNLSLNETGLIKQDEITLSPLEIYAELQDLEVKHGLLERKGVEIEHQLRESMDSENLYSCNEDELLHEWLYVVHERNKILRRDSELIYLLQSHHYEKRYQAVEGELRKLIAMRDEVKSSDDLKRERELLSELLELVQRRSFIVDSLEEERRNSGG